The following proteins are encoded in a genomic region of Anabas testudineus chromosome 13, fAnaTes1.2, whole genome shotgun sequence:
- the LOC113165024 gene encoding LOW QUALITY PROTEIN: extracellular calcium-sensing receptor-like (The sequence of the model RefSeq protein was modified relative to this genomic sequence to represent the inferred CDS: deleted 1 base in 1 codon) has protein sequence MHKAGDVVLGGLFEVHYSFVFPELSFTSEPSQPKCQSFDILGFRHAQTMAFAIYEINKNPNLLPNVTLGYSVYDSCATLGISLRASLSLASGQEEQFLLDETCVGSPPVLGIVGDSYSTFTIAMSSVIGLYKLPIVSYFATCPCLSNRQRFPSFFRTIPSDTFQVRAMIQVLRHFGWTWAGLLVSNDDYGLHAARTFQSDLSLSGAGCLAFTEILPWDSDPPEYRRIVDLIKISTARVVIVFAHEIHMIHLMEEVVRQKVTGRQWMASEAWTAVEVLRTPEFMPYLGGTLGIAVRRGEIPGMRDFLLQIYPDLHHNNSHENSLVNQFWEYTFQCRFAPPPEGWVETGGTMCTGDEDLETVETELLNVSDLRPEYNIYKAVYALAHALDDMLRCVPGNGPFSRHSCASFKTLEPWQLVHYLQRVNFTTSFGDQVSFDENGDALPIYDIMNWLWLPDGRTKVQNVGVVKKSLFKGEELILYEDKIFWNFESKKPPQSVCSESCPPGTRMARRKGEPDCCFDCIPCSDGKISNKTDSMECISCPDDFWSSPQRDHCVPKKTEFLSYNEPLGICLTTTSLLGTFFCAVVLVIFTHHRSTPMVRANNSELSFMILASLKLCFLCSLLFIGRPRLWTCQLRHAAFGISFVLCVSCILVKTMVVLAVFKASKPGGGASLKWFGVVQQRGTVMVLTSIQGAICVVWLVSASPAPHKNTQYYNDKIVFECVVGSTVGFAVLLGYIGLLAVLSFLLAFLARNLPDNFNEAKLITFSMLIFCAVWVAFVPAYVNSPGKYADAVEIFAILASGFGLLVALFGPKCYVILLKPERNTKKAIMGRDNPKI, from the exons ATGCACAAAGCTGGTGACGTGGTTCTGGGGGGTCTGTTTGAGGTCCAttactcatttgtttttcctgagCTCTCCTTTACCTCAGAGCCCAGCCAGCCAAAGTGCCAAAG CTTTGATATCCTAGGTTTCAGGCATGCTCAAACCATGGCTTTTGCCATTTACGAGATCAACAAAAACCCCAATCTGCTACCTAATGTGACTCTGGGATATAGTGTATATGACAGCTGTGCCACACTTGGAATTTCACTGCGTGCTTCGTTGTCACTAGCCAGTGGTCAAGAGGAGCAGTTTCTTTTGGATGAGACCTGTGTGGGTTCCCCTCCAGTCTTGGGGATTGTGGGTGATTCCTACTCAACATTTACTATTGCCATGTCAAGTGTAATAGGGCTTTACAAACTGCCCATT GTGAGTTACTTTGCCACATGTCCCTGCCTGAGTAATCGGCAGCGCTTTCCATCCTTTTTTAGAACAATCCCCAGTGATACTTTCCAG GTGCGTGCCATGATTCAGGTTTTAAGACACTTTGGCTGGACGTGGGCAGGTCTGCTAGTCAGTAATGATGATTATGGACTTCATGCTGCTCGAACATTTCAGTCTGACCTCAGCCTGTCTGGTGCAGGTTGTCTGGCCTTCACAGAGATTTTACCATGGGACAGTGACCCACCTGAATATAGAAGGATTGTAGATTTGATAAAAATATCCACAGCTCGAGTGGTCATTGTGTTTGCACATGAGATCCACATGATTCACCTCATGGAGGAG GTAGTGAGGCAGAAAGTGACAGGCCGCCAATGGATGGCTAGTGAAGCCTGGACAGCAGTCGAGGTACTACGGACGCCTGAATTCATGCCGTATTTGGGTGGCACCCTGGGAATTGCTGTCCGTCGAGGAGAAATTCCTGGGATGAGAGATTTTCTGTTACAAATATATCCTGACCTTCACCACAACAACAGCCATGAAAATAGTCTA GTCAATCAGTTTTGGGAGTACACATTTCAATGTAGATTTGCTCCACCTCCAGAAGGCTGGGTGGAAACTGGGGGAACAATGTGCACTGGGGATGAAGATCTAGAGACTGTAGAGACTGAGTTGCTGAATGTCTCAGACCTCAGGCCAGAGTACAATATTTACAAGGCTGTGTATGCTCTGGCACATGCCCTTGACGACATGCTGCGTTGTGTGCCAGGGAATGGGCCCTtcagcagacacagctgtgcTAGCTTCAAAACGCTGGAGCCGTGGCAG CTTGTACATTATTTGCAAAGAGTCAATTTCACCACATCATTCGGTGATCAAGTGTCTTTTGATGAGAACGGTGATGCTTTACCAATCTATGATATCATGAACTGGCTGTGGCTCCCTGATGGAAGAACTAAAGTTCAGAATGTGGGGGTT GTTAAAAAGTCACTTTTTAAAGGGGAAGAGCTCATACTTTATGAGGACAAAATCTTTTGGAACTTTGAATCTAAAAAG CCCCCTCAGTCAGTGTGCAGCGAGAGCTGTCCCCCAGGTACTCGTATGGCCAGAAGAAAGGGGGAACCGGACTGCTGTTTTGACTGCATTCCTTGTTCTGATGGAAAAATCAGCAATAAGACtg ACTCCATGGAATGCATCAGTTGTCCAGATGACTTCTGGTCCAGTCCTCAGCGTGACCACTGTGTTCCTAAGAAAACTGAGTTCCTTTCTTACAACGAGCCTCTAGGCATCTGCTTGACAACAACCTCGTTGCTGGGAACatttttctgtgctgttgttCTAGTAATCTTCACCCATCATCGCAGCACACCAATGGTACGCGCAAACAATTCAGAACTGAGTTTCATGATCTTGGCATCACTTAAactgtgtttcctctgctcaCTCTTGTTTATTGGACGACCCAGACTGTGGACATGCCAGCTGAGACATGCAGCATTTGGAATcagctttgttctttgtgtctcATGTATTCTGGTGAAAACCATGGTAGTTCTAGCTGTGTTCAAGGCCTCAAAGCCAGGAGGTGGAGCCAGTCTGAAGTGGTTTGGtgttgtgcagcagagagggacaGTTATGGTTCTTACTTCTATTCAGGGGGCAATATGTGTTGTCTGGCTTGTCTCTGCCTCACCAGCTCCTCATAAAAACACTCAGTACTACAATGACAAGAttgtttttgagtgtgttgtAGGGTCAACAGTTGGATTTGCAGTGTTACTGGGTTACATTGGTTTACTGGCTGTTCTCAGTTTCCTCTTAGCCTTTCTAGCAAGAAATCTTCCAGACAACTTCAATGAGGCCAAActcatcaccttcagcatgttgatcttctgtgctgtgtgggtgGCATTTGTTCCTGCTTATGTGAACTCCCCAGGTAAATACGCAGATGCAGTGGAGATTTTTGCCATTTTGGCCTCAGGTTTTGGTCTTTTGGTGGCACTGTTTGGACCCAAATGTTATGTGATCCTACTGaaaccagagagaaacacaaagaaagcaaTTATGGGTCGAGACAACCCAAAGATATAA
- the LOC113165040 gene encoding extracellular calcium-sensing receptor-like: protein MDTVKRSYTTMPEPLRCTGRINSRELRFSRAMVFAIKEINNNVKLLPGIRLGYQIHDSCASVPIAVEVAFQLTNGLDPMFYTGDNCSQSGMVMAIVGESGSTPSISMSRVIGSFNIPQVSHFATCACLSNKQQYPSFFRTIPSDQFQSEALAKLVKQFGWTWIGAVRSDSDYGNNGMASFLNAAQKEGICVEYSESFSRTHPRSRIQRVADVINRSTSLVVVAFVSFGDMKILMEELSLVPSPPRQWIGSESWVTHPDMLKFTFCAGAIGFGIPRSVIPGLRDFLLDLSPTKVAVSPILTEFWEDAFNCRLEKSAATDENVCNGSEDIQKLQVPYTDTSQLRITNMVYKAVYSIAHAIHNAVCQETNSTTQCDKLSRIDSKQILTELKKVNFSQNGYHVSFDANGDPVAMYELVNWQKSSSGSIELVTVGYYDASLPVGQEFHIYRNLTWVMGRTQVPVSVCSDSCRPGTHKVLQKGKPICCYDCIPCPEGEISNATDSTDCFPCPKEFWPNTERDTCFPKPVEFLSFSEVLGIILATFSIGGACLAVITATVFFHHRTSPIVRANNSELSFLLLFSLTLCFLCSLTFIGAPSEWSCMLRHTAFGITFVLCISCVLGKTIVVLMAFKATLPGSNVMKWFGPPQQRMTVVSFTFIQVLLCSVWLVRSPPFPMKNLTTYKKIIILECALGSSVAFWAVLGYIGLLAVFCFVLAVLARKLPDNFNEAKLITFSMLIFCAVWITFIPAYVSSPGKFTVAVEIFAILASSFGLILCIFAPKCFIILFKPEKNTKKHVLKKY from the exons ATGGACACAGTGAAGCGTAGCTACACCACCATGCCTGAGCCACTAAGGTGCACAGGGAG aattAACTCCAGAGAACTGCGTTTCTCACGTGCAATGGTCTTTGCCATTAAGGAGATTAACAACAACGTAAAACTGCTTCCGGGCATCCGACTCGGTTATCAGATCCATGACTCATGTGCCTCAGTTCCTATTGCAGTGGAAGTAGCATTCCAGCTTACAAATGGCCTGGATCCAATGTTTTACACTGGTGACAATTGTTCACAGTCTGGTATGGTCATGGCTATTGTTGGTGAGTCTGGGTCCACACCATCCATCAGCATGTCTCGTGTCATCGGGTCCTTTAATATTCCTCaa GTGAGCCACTTTGCCACTTGTGCATGCTTGTCCAATAAGCAGCAGTATCCCAGTTTCTTCAGAACAATTCCCAGTGACCAGTTTCAGTCTGAAGCTCTGGCCAAGCTGGTGAAACAATTTGGTTGGACGTGGATAGGTGCTGTCCGCTCAGATTCAGATTATGGAAATAATGGCATGGCTTCtttcctgaatgcagcacagaaagagGGGATCTGCGTTGAATACTCTGAATCTTTCTCTCGCACCCACCCACGTAGCAGGATCCAGAGAGTGGCTGATGTTATCAACAG GTCAACATCTCTGGTTGTTGTGGCATTTGTATCCTTTGGAGACATGAAGATACTGATGGAGGAGTTGTCTCTTGTGCCTTCTCCACCTCGTCAGTGGATAGGCAGTGAGTCCTGGGTGACTCACCCGGACATGCTGAAGTTCACTTTCTGTGCTGGAGCCATTGGATTTGGTATTCCACGATCTGTCATCCCAGGTCTGAGAGACTTCCTGCTGGATCTCTCTCCCACTAAAGTGGCAGTTTCCCCAATTCTTACTGAATTCTGGGAGGATGCATTCAACTGCAGACTAGAAAAAA GTGCTGCCACAGACGAGAATGTATGCAATGGAAGTGAAGACATACAAAAGCTCCAGGTCCCGTACACCGACACATCTCAGCTCCGCATCACTAACATGGTGTACAAAGCTGTTTATTCAATAGCTCATGCCATTCACAATGCTGTGTGTCAGGAGACAAATTCTACAACTCAGTGTGACAAACTCAGCAGAATAGACTCCAAACag ATTCTTACTGAGCTGAAGAAAGTAAATTTTTCCCAAAATGGTTATCATGTGTCATTTGATGCTAACGGGGATCCTGTGGCCATGTATGAGCTGGTTAACTGGCAGAAAAGTAGCAGTGGCAGCATTGAGTTGGTGACAGTAGGGTACTATGATGCATCACTGCCAGTGGGCCAAGAGTTCCATATCTACAGGAACTTAACCTGGGTGATGGGCAGGACGCAA gttcctgtgtcagtgtgctctgacAGCTGTCGTCCAGGAACTcataaagtgctgcagaaaggaaaaccCATCTGCTGTTATGACTGTATACCATGTCCTGAGGGAGAGATCAGCAATGCTACAG ATTCCACTGACTGTTTCCCCTGCCCAAAAGAGTTCTGGcctaacacagagagagacacttgTTTCCCAAAGCCTGTAGAGTTTCTTTCCTTCAGTGAGGTCCTAGGAATCATCCTGGCTACATTCTCCATCGGTGGTGCCTGTCTGGCTGTTATAACAGCGACTGTATTCTTTCACCACAGAACATCCCCGattgtcagggccaacaactctgagctgagcttcctgctgctcttctctttgactctgtgtttcttatgttCATTAACGTTCATTGGAGCACCCTCGGAGTGGTCCTGTATGCTGCGTCACACAGCGTTTGGgatcacctttgtcctctgtatctcttgtgttctTGGGAAAACTATAGTTGTGTTAATGGCCTTCAAAGCTACACTTCCAGGCAGTAATGTCATGAAATGGTTTGGTCCTCCACAGCAGAGAATGACTGTAGTGTCTTTTACATTCATACaagttttattatgttctgtttGGTTGGTTCGTAGTCCTCCTTTTCCAATGAAAAACCTAACCacctataaaaaaataatcatcctgGAGTGTGCCTTAGGTTCATCTGTTGCATTCTGGGCTGTTCTTGGGTACATAGGACTGTTAGCtgtcttctgctttgtgttagcTGTCCTAGCtcggaaactacctgataattttaatgaagctaaactgatcaccttcagcatgttgatcttctgtgcagtctggatcacttttattccagcttatgtcagctctcctgggaaatttactgtggctgtggagatatttgctattctaGCATCTAGTTTTGGACTAATACTGTGTATATTTGCTCCAAAGTGTTTTATCATATTGTTTAAACCAGAGAAGAACACTAAGAAACATGTACTGAAGAAATATTAA
- the LOC113165056 gene encoding extracellular calcium-sensing receptor-like has protein sequence MDTVKRSYTTMPEPLRCTGRINSRELRFSRAMVFAIKEINNNVKLLPGVRLGYQIHDSCASVPIAVEVAFQLTNGLDPMFYTGDNCSQSGMVMAIVGTSGSTPSISMSRVIGSFNIPQVSHFATCACLSNKQQYPSFFRTIPSDQFQSEALAKLVKQFGWTWIGAVRSDSDYGNNGMASFLNAAQKEGICVEYSESFSRTHPRSRIQRVADVINRSTSLVVVAFVSSGDMTMLFEELSLVPSPPRQWIGSESWVTHPDMLKFTFCAGAIGFGIPRSVIPGLRDFLLDLSPTKVAVSPILTEFWEDAFNCRLEKSAATDENVCNGSEDIQKLQVPYTDTSQLRITNMVYKAVYAIAHAIHNAVCLETNSTTQCDKLTRIDSKQILTELKKVNFSQNGYHVSFDANGDPVAMYELVNWQKSSSGSIEMVTVGYYDASLPVGQEFHIYKNLTWVEGRTQVPVSVCSDSCRPGTHKVLQKGKPICCYDCIPCPEGEISNVTDSTDCFPCPKEFWPNTERDTCFPKPVEFLSFSEVLGIILAAFSVGGACLAVITATVFFHHRTSPIVRANNSELSFLLLFSLTLCFLCSLTFIGAPSEWSCMLRHTAFGITFVLCISCVLGKTIVVLMAFKATLPGSNVMKWFGPPQQRMTVVSFTFIQVLICSVWLVRSPPFPMKNLTTYKKIIILECALGSSVAFWTVLGYIGLLAVFCFVLAVLARKLPDNFNEAKLITFSMLIFCAVWITFIPAYVSSPGKFTVAVEIFAILASSFGLILCIFAPKCFIILFKPEKNTKKHVMNKY, from the exons ATGGATACAGTGAAGCGTAGCTACACCACCATGCCTGAGCCACTAAGGTGCACAGGGAG aattAACTCCAGAGAACTGCGCTTCTCACGTGCAATGGTCTTTGCCATTAAGGAGATTAACAACAACGTAAAACTGCTTCCGGGCGTCCGACTCGGTTATCAGATCCATGACTCATGTGCCTCAGTTCCTATTGCAGTGGAAGTAGCATTCCAGCTTACAAATGGCCTGGATCCAATGTTTTACACTGGTGACAATTGTTCACAGTCTGGTATGGTCATGGCTATTGTTGGTACATCTGGCTCCACACCATCCATCAGCATGTCTCGTGTCATCGGGTCCTTTAATATTCCTCaa GTGAGCCACTTTGCCACTTGTGCATGCTTGTCCAATAAGCAGCAGTATCCCAGTTTCTTCAGAACAATTCCCAGTGACCAGTTTCAGTCTGAAGCTCTGGCCAAGCTGGTGAAACAATTTGGTTGGACGTGGATAGGTGCTGTCCGCTCAGATTCAGATTATGGAAATAATGGCATGGCTTCtttcctgaatgcagcacagaaagagGGGATCTGTGTTGAATACTCTGAATCTTTCTCTCGCACCCACCCACGTAGCAGGATCCAGAGAGTGGCTGATGTTATCAACAG GTCAACATCTCTGGTTGTTGTGGCATTTGTATCCTCTGGAGACATGACGATGCTTTTCGAAGAGCTGTCTCTTGTGCCTTCTCCACCTCGTCAGTGGATAGGCAGTGAGTCCTGGGTGACTCACCCGGACATGCTGAAGTTCACTTTCTGTGCTGGAGCCATTGGATTTGGTATTCCACGATCTGTCATCCCAGGTCTGAGAGACTTCCTGCTGGATCTCTCTCCCACTAAAGTGGCAGTTTCCCCAATTCTTACTGAATTCTGGGAGGATGCATTCAACTGCAGACTAGAAAAAA GTGCTGCCACAGACGAGAACGTGTGCAATGGAAGTGAAGACATACAAAAGCTCCAGGTCCCGTACACTGACACATCTCAGCTCCGCATCACTAACATGGTGTACAAAGCTGTTTATGCAATAGCTCATGCCATTCATAATGCTGTGTGTCTGGAGACAAATTCTACAACTCAGTGTGACAAACTCACCAGAATAGACTCCAAACag ATTCTTACTGAGCTGAAGAAAGTAAATTTTTCCCAAAATGGTTATCATGTGTCATTTGATGCTAACGGGGATCCTGTGGCCATGTATGAGCTGGTTAACTGGCAGAAAAGTAGCAGTGGCAGCATTGAGATGGTGACAGTAGGGTACTATGATGCATCACTGCCAGTGGGCCAAGAGTTCCATATCTACAAGAACTTAACCTGGGTGGAGGGCAGGACACAA gttcctgtatcagtgtgctctgacagCTGTCGTCCAGGAACTcataaagtgctgcagaaaggaaaaccCATCTGCTGTTATGACTGTATACCATGTCCTGAGGGAGAGATCAGCAATGTTACAG ATTCCACTGACTGTTTCCCCTGCCCAAAAGAGTTCTGGcctaacacagagagagacacctGTTTCCCAAAGCCTGTAGAGTTTCTTTCCTTCAGTGAGGTCCTAGGAATCATCCTGGCTGCATTCTCAGTTGGTGGTGCCTGTCTGGCTGTTATAACAGCGACTGTATTCTTTCACCACAGAACATCCCCGattgtcagggccaacaactctgagctgagcttcctgctgctcttctctttgactctgtgtttcttatgttCATTAACGTTCATTGGAGCACCCTCGGAGTGGTCCTGTATGCTGCGTCACACAGCGTTTGGgatcacctttgtcctctgtatctcttgtgttctTGGGAAAACTATAGTTGTGTTAATGGCCTTCAAAGCTACACTTCCAGGTAGTAATGTCATGAAATGGTTTGGTCCTCCACAGCAGAGAATGACTGTGGTGTCTTTCACATTTATACAAGTTTTAATATGTTCTGTTTGGTTGGTTCGTAGTCCTCCTTTTCCAATGAAAAACCTAACCACctacaaaaaaataatcatcctaGAGTGTGCATTAGGTTCATCTGTTGCATTCTGGACAGTGTTGGGGTACATAGGCCTGTTAGCtgtcttctgctttgtgttagcTGTCCTAGCtcggaaactacctgataattttaatgaagctaaactgatcaccttcagcatgttgatcttctgtgcagtctggatcacttttattccagcttatgtcagTTCTCCTGGGAAAtttactgtggctgtggagatatttgctattctggCATCTAGTTTTGGACTAATCCTGTGTATATTTGCTCCAAAGTGTTTTATCATATTGTTTAAACCAGAGAAGAACACTAAGAAACatgtaatgaataaatattaa